A genomic segment from Parolsenella catena encodes:
- the hisS gene encoding histidine--tRNA ligase, with protein MANKAEGTEDLFGARMRAWERMQAVARQTFAPYGFAAIETPAMEQVSTFVHGIGESTDVVRKEMFRVFSGALLDRVFAAGSDAGLKPKQRLAMRPEGTAGVVRAAVENNFVPQGGAPVKLWYAEPMFRGERPQKGRLRQFHQVGVEWLGAPDPAADAECIIILMDFYRALGIDPAHLHLAINSMGDAACRPAYREKVRQFILDHADEMCEECRERAEINPLRAFDCKNDHCREVMAAAPLAHENLCEECATHYEQVKRYLDEAGIAYEEDPTLVRGLDYYTRTVFEVDYTPDPAIGAIGGGGRYDGLMELEGGKPTPGIGFAVGFERVMLALEAEGVNLGGEEPSCVYVAGTEAEMRPAVFSATLALRRAGIRTEADYQGRSLKAQFKQADKHNASLCVVIGPDEVAAHTATIRDMGTHEQVSVPMDELAARVAERLA; from the coding sequence ATGGCGAACAAGGCAGAGGGCACCGAGGACCTGTTTGGCGCGCGCATGCGTGCCTGGGAGCGCATGCAGGCCGTTGCGCGGCAGACGTTTGCGCCGTACGGCTTTGCGGCCATCGAGACGCCGGCGATGGAGCAGGTCTCCACGTTCGTGCACGGTATCGGCGAGTCCACGGACGTGGTGCGCAAGGAGATGTTCCGCGTCTTCTCCGGCGCGCTGCTCGACCGCGTGTTCGCGGCCGGCTCCGACGCGGGCCTCAAGCCCAAGCAGCGCCTGGCCATGCGCCCCGAGGGTACGGCGGGTGTGGTGCGTGCCGCGGTGGAGAACAACTTCGTTCCGCAGGGCGGGGCCCCGGTGAAGCTGTGGTATGCCGAGCCGATGTTTCGCGGCGAGCGCCCGCAGAAGGGCCGTCTGCGCCAGTTCCACCAGGTGGGCGTCGAGTGGCTGGGCGCTCCTGACCCGGCGGCGGACGCCGAGTGCATCATCATCCTCATGGACTTCTACCGTGCGCTGGGCATCGACCCTGCCCACCTGCACCTGGCCATCAACTCCATGGGTGACGCCGCATGCCGCCCGGCCTATCGCGAGAAGGTCCGCCAGTTCATCCTCGACCATGCCGACGAGATGTGCGAGGAGTGCCGCGAGCGTGCGGAGATAAACCCCCTGCGCGCCTTCGACTGCAAGAACGACCACTGCCGCGAGGTCATGGCCGCAGCCCCGCTGGCCCATGAGAACCTATGCGAGGAGTGCGCCACCCACTACGAGCAGGTCAAGCGCTACCTGGACGAGGCGGGCATCGCCTACGAGGAGGACCCGACGCTCGTGCGCGGCCTTGACTACTACACGCGCACCGTCTTCGAGGTTGACTACACGCCAGACCCCGCCATCGGCGCCATCGGTGGCGGCGGCCGCTACGACGGCCTCATGGAGCTCGAGGGCGGCAAGCCCACGCCCGGCATCGGATTCGCCGTGGGCTTCGAGCGCGTCATGCTCGCGCTGGAGGCCGAGGGTGTGAACCTGGGCGGCGAGGAGCCGAGCTGCGTCTATGTGGCTGGCACCGAGGCAGAGATGCGCCCGGCCGTGTTCTCGGCCACGCTTGCGCTGCGCCGCGCGGGCATCCGCACCGAGGCAGACTACCAGGGCCGCTCGCTCAAGGCCCAGTTCAAGCAGGCCGACAAGCACAACGCCAGCCTGTGCGTCGTCATCGGCCCGGACGAGGTGGCCGCACACACGGCCACGATCCGCGACATGGGCACCCACGAGCAGGTGAGCGTGCCCATGGACGAGCTCGCCGCGCGCGTGGCCGAGCGCCTCGCCTAG